The region AGGCAGCCACCACTACAATATCAAAATGTATGTGACCATACTATCTATTCTTTCCATCTATGTCCACACTGATCACTGCAGCATTTGTAGAATGTCGTCATCGGTTCATCTGCTGAACGAGTCTGAACTTGCATGAAATATGCTCTCGGATGCTGGCATTTAGGACACGGCTCTGAAACATCACACAAGCACAAATCATGAATGCGAAAGGCAGTGTGTACATTATCATCTCTAGACTCAACCCAGAAAAGAACCTAAATTGTTACATGAAGTTGGGAATATTTAGGAATGATTATGAGTTGCTTGTTCATTGTGTATGATAAGGAAATGACTGTCAGCTGTCTGCTCTCTTGTGCATCATAACTGTCAAGTCTTCTGGAACATGCAGAGACTTCTGAGATTTGGAGTCAAGTTCTGCATTCCTGCAAAGCCCTGTAGATCTCCTGAAAATGTCGACTTCCAGGGTTGACACAATTCAAGTCCTGGCCTACTGTAAACATAAGTCAATTTGGATACCCAGTAATGCGAGATTTCACTTGCTAGTCATGGGAGGCAAGTATTTTTGTTGGGCGTCTGGATTCGTTGGACTGGACTACTGCACTGGACAACTGGACTTCTGGACTGGACAACTGGACTCCAATCCGCACCCTAGATGTTTTGCCAAGTTGTTGTTGCCATGTCCGCTGTGTAGAATCTACATATGACTGTACATCagagttctagccaggatttttggaaggcATATAAAGGTATGGGCATGGCACATGGGTCTGATatgtgggtgtggtgtgtctgAGCAAATTTCTGAAATAAAATGTACCCCTGGTTTTTGGGGAGGGGTTTAGGATacctactgtactgtaccacacTCTGCATGTACTACGAACCTGTCTTAATACTATTACTATTACTGTGCAATCAAATCCCATTACAATACTataggtatgcaattagagactCAAGATTGACAAGTCTCCACATTCTCCCTCATTATGACTCTGTTGATAAACGTTTCAAGTAGCTATAAGTGCTAGTCCCTACCCTTTGTCATAACGTCTGGAGAAggagtgcatgtgtgcatgtgtgtgccaCTTACAGTACATGCATAGCCAGTATATTGGAGTCGTAGTGGTCAGCTCTGAACCCGTAGAGCGTATGTTGAAAGGCATAGTGACCCCcagcatgcctggctagaaccctgtaCAGGATGTACTGtaatacataaaataaataaaatacgCACACGGCATGCGGATTTACCTGAGTAACTGCACAAGCACAGTAGCATGCGAGTGCCGATTTCGCCTACTACTAAGTGCAAGAAACAATGCTCGGTTAACGGCTGCAAGAGCAGCACGCCATGCACATAGAAGCCTACCTCTACTTCTGCCCGGCCCATGTTTAGAGAAAGTTTCAGTTGAGATCCTTCGATTGCGACAGCACGATATTCATCGTCTGACTCAACCAAGATTGCATCGATTTCGTCTTACCAAGCTGTACAGCCTAAAAGAACGGTTACGCATGTTGTTAGCCACATGCGAGATGTTACTTCTGTAGCCGTGCTTCTGACTTTCTGTGCATTCACATTAGCTATTGGAATGTAATATACTTGGGATCTATGTTAGCAAGTAGGGCACTACGCCTGAACGCACCAGACCTGCAAGAGTCTATCTTCCATTGGCGGTCATGAAATCAATGCGTGGTGTATGACATAGATTAGGTAGTGTGTCCATTGATTCTTCACAGCGGACATCGTAGAAAATGACAGCCAAGGTATTGGagtccagtagtccagtccagGTCCCAAacattgtacagtacagtctTGAGCACATGCGTGATATACACCATGTCTTGCTAATATTGCAATTATTTTTTCAATTAGTTAAAAAGGGAGCAATTGGAAGTCAGAGTGGAATAAAAGTCTTTGGGCCTCCTAGGATTCCTACCATGATGGGCTGTCCCACCACGTGGTTCTTGGGGGTGGACAGGTATGCTTATGTCATCAGGATAATAAATTTCTAGATAAATTAGTCTGCcaattaaattaatagataatatattttaataataaattaactcATTAATATAAACTGACCAATTGTAGAGTCGACGTTCTCCCACGCCGCTTTTCCTCCTAATACATCATCTACTTCTTTCAGTTTAGGATAAGTTCTTCGAGCGACCTGTCATCAATTCAGCACTTATTAGCACACACACGACTGTAAGCACGACGCTGAGAGGCCTCACTCTGTCTTTGATATCGTAAATATACGGGCAGGTATTGCAGGCAAACCGAAAAGACGTTGGACCTTCTTCAATAACCAAAATGTTGGCACATGTTGGACAAAACAGGAGCATATTTTTTATCTAACATCCCGGATTAGTGTTATGTCATTTAGTCTATCTATCCTGGATATTAAGACCTTATCCGGGATGTGGATCTCGACTGCAGGTATGTGATTCCGACCGGTGTTGGTCATTACTGATGGCGCTAGGTCGTCATTTTGGACGTTTGAACTTGGCATCCGTCGTTTTCCAGTCTGTTAGAAGACCAACCAGGTAGTCTTCCCGTTTTTGTATCATCAAATATGTGTGTCTTTATATCAACGCTGTTTCCAGGCAGTTTGTGGCTTCCGTACACGAACAGACTCATGAAAACCGAATCCATCAGTTGTACAGTCGACACGATGGCTCCGTGTCTGTATCAGCTATTATTAAGGTGAAAACAGGGCTGAGGATGAAGCCGAGAGAcgtagacagactgatagtcGAGTTCAATGTCAACGTTCTCACTTTGAGTAACGGAAGTTACTGTAAATTATGTTTGCTATATTGCTGTGTAGTCAAACGAGTAGAGTTGTTTTGAAATACTTATATAATggattaattattaatttctactttaattaatatacaactttataaattaattaattaattaaagtaaaattaaaatcaatttaTGAAGTTGTAACTTGTAGAAActaaaatcaattaattaatggacaaCTTTATATTGACTTGGATAACACATAGACATAGAACCGTGTGTGCCAATGTGGTCGTGTCCTCCAATAACTTTCCTGCCCTATCGCATTACTAAAAACTGAATGCATGTTTCATATTCTTATCAAAACACACTTCAGAGCCACTGTGACACAGGAAGTCTTAGtacagtgtgcgaaatagtctttgactgaccaccggaCATCATATCCTGTCAATTTAAATCTGCCGGACATTAGAAACGtctggtcggacattccaatcctggcaactactacttatcacttacaatttatcatatatatatatatatatatatatatatatatatatatatatatatatatatataccgtatcACCGCACATAAAAGCGCATGCGCTACTATGTGAATTCATCTCAGGGTGCGCTTATATCTCGGGGTAGTAGCGCATGCGCCAATACCTCGAGGTAAGGTGCCATCTTTGCGCAATTGCTGTCGGGTTGCAATCTGCTTGCATGACATCCAGAAGAAAGTCGTACACATTAGATTTTAAGCGTCGCGTTGTGTCGAGCCTTACTCTAAATGAGGGAAACGTATCAGCCACAGCGAAAATGCATGGAATTCACCGTAAGCTTGTTCAGAGTTGGCGAAAACAGCACGCTGAACTCGAGAAACTCGCCACTGGGAGAGATACCACAGGAAGGAAGCGTCGGCGTCTTCTGCGAACACCTAAAGACGGGTCTTCGGCGACGTTTCCGGAAATGGAAGTGCGGCTGCTTGAGTGGATTCGCTCATGTAGGGAAGACGATCACGTACTTCTTGACGGCGCATCGGTGAAAAAACAAGCTCTTAAGCTGTATGAAGACATCTATTTAGAAGAGCCAGGAGACACATTCCATGCTTCAAACGGATGGCTACACCGATTTATGAAGCGTCATCGCCTTTCCACACGAACAGTAACAACGGAGGGGCAAAAAATTCCGGCAGATGCCGCTGACAAAGCAAGAGAGTTTATTGAATGCTCAAAATGGTTGTTCACAtataagcgcatgcgcctaTATCGGAATGAACGCGTT is a window of Corticium candelabrum chromosome 20, ooCorCand1.1, whole genome shotgun sequence DNA encoding:
- the LOC134195408 gene encoding DNA-directed RNA polymerase III subunit RPC10-like — translated: MLLFCPTCANILVIEEGPTSFRFACNTCPYIYDIKDRVARRTYPKLKEVDDVLGGKAAWENVDSTIEPCPKCQHPRAYFMQVQTRSADEPMTTFYKCCSDQCGHRWKE